One Manihot esculenta cultivar AM560-2 chromosome 18, M.esculenta_v8, whole genome shotgun sequence genomic window carries:
- the LOC110605855 gene encoding uroporphyrinogen-III synthase, chloroplastic isoform X4, which produces MAQVSHFCFALLLPPSASSAPFRLQLHRRISSPSFQIRPVSASSSSTSISGSKPKVVVTRERGKNGKLIKALAKLGINCLELPLIQHTQGPDFDRLPSVLKASFDWIVITSPEAGSVFLEAWKAAGTPKVKVGVVGAGTASIFNEVMQSSGRSLDISFAPSKATGKALASELPKSEDERCTVLYPASAKASNEIEEGLFNRGFEVMRLNTYTTVPVDHVNQMELKKALLCPVVAVASPSSVRAWVNLISESEKWNNSVACIGETTASAAKSLGLKNVYFPTHPGLEGWVGSILEALSAHDNS; this is translated from the exons ATGGCACAAGTCTCTCACTTCTGTtttgctctccttcttcctcCTTCAGCTTCCTCTGCTCCTTTTCGTCTGCAACTTCACCGACGAATTTCTTCTCCGTCTTTTCAAATTCGACCTGTTTCTGCCTCTTCGTCTTCTACTTCAATTTCCGGTTCGAAGCCGAAAGTCGTCGTCACAAGAGAACGAGGCAAAAACGGCAAGCTCATTAAAGCTCTG gCCAAGCTTGGTATCAATTGCCTGGAGCTTCCTTTAATTCAGCACACTCAGGGACCTGATTTTGATAGACTCCCTTCTGTATTGA AAGCTTCATTTGACTGGATTGTCATAACTTCCCCTGAAGCAGGCTCAGTATTTCTGGAGGCATGGAA GGCAGCTGGAACCCCAAAGGTTAAGGTAGGGGTTGTAGGAGCAGGTACCGCAAGCATTTTTAATGAAGTAATGCAGTCATCAGGGCGATCTCTTGATATTTCCTTTGCACCATCTAAAG CAACAGGCAAGGCGTTGGCATCAGAACTCCCAAAGAGTGAGGACGAAAGATGTACCGTCTTGTATCCAGCTTCTGCCAAAGCAAGTAATGAGATTG AGGAAGGCCTGTTTAATCGTGGATTTGAGGTTATGAGATTAAATACATATACAACC GTACCAGTTGACCATGTTAACCAAATGGAGCTGAAGAAGGCACTTCTTTGCCCGGTCGTTGCAGTTGCTTCTCCATCTTCAGTTCG TGCCTGGGTCAATCTTATTTCAGAATCAGAGAAGTGGAATAATTCAGTGGCCTGTATTGGTGAGACAACTGCTTCAGCTGCAAAAAGCTTGGGATTGAAAAATGTGTACTTTCCAACTCATCCAGGTCTTGAAGG
- the LOC110605855 gene encoding uroporphyrinogen-III synthase, chloroplastic isoform X2, whose protein sequence is MAQVSHFCFALLLPPSASSAPFRLQLHRRISSPSFQIRPVSASSSSTSISGSKPKVVVTRERGKNGKLIKALAKLGINCLELPLIQHTQGPDFDRLPSVLTEASFDWIVITSPEAGSVFLEAWKAAGTPKVKVGVVGAGTASIFNEVMQSSGRSLDISFAPSKATGKALASELPKSEDERCTVLYPASAKASNEIEEGLFNRGFEVMRLNTYTTVPVDHVNQMELKKALLCPVVAVASPSSVRAWVNLISESEKWNNSVACIGETTASAAKSLGLKNVYFPTHPGLEGWVGSILEALSAHDNS, encoded by the exons ATGGCACAAGTCTCTCACTTCTGTtttgctctccttcttcctcCTTCAGCTTCCTCTGCTCCTTTTCGTCTGCAACTTCACCGACGAATTTCTTCTCCGTCTTTTCAAATTCGACCTGTTTCTGCCTCTTCGTCTTCTACTTCAATTTCCGGTTCGAAGCCGAAAGTCGTCGTCACAAGAGAACGAGGCAAAAACGGCAAGCTCATTAAAGCTCTG gCCAAGCTTGGTATCAATTGCCTGGAGCTTCCTTTAATTCAGCACACTCAGGGACCTGATTTTGATAGACTCCCTTCTGTATTGA CAGAAGCTTCATTTGACTGGATTGTCATAACTTCCCCTGAAGCAGGCTCAGTATTTCTGGAGGCATGGAA GGCAGCTGGAACCCCAAAGGTTAAGGTAGGGGTTGTAGGAGCAGGTACCGCAAGCATTTTTAATGAAGTAATGCAGTCATCAGGGCGATCTCTTGATATTTCCTTTGCACCATCTAAAG CAACAGGCAAGGCGTTGGCATCAGAACTCCCAAAGAGTGAGGACGAAAGATGTACCGTCTTGTATCCAGCTTCTGCCAAAGCAAGTAATGAGATTG AGGAAGGCCTGTTTAATCGTGGATTTGAGGTTATGAGATTAAATACATATACAACC GTACCAGTTGACCATGTTAACCAAATGGAGCTGAAGAAGGCACTTCTTTGCCCGGTCGTTGCAGTTGCTTCTCCATCTTCAGTTCG TGCCTGGGTCAATCTTATTTCAGAATCAGAGAAGTGGAATAATTCAGTGGCCTGTATTGGTGAGACAACTGCTTCAGCTGCAAAAAGCTTGGGATTGAAAAATGTGTACTTTCCAACTCATCCAGGTCTTGAAGG
- the LOC110605855 gene encoding uroporphyrinogen-III synthase, chloroplastic isoform X5, translating into MAQVSHFCFALLLPPSASSAPFRLQLHRRISSPSFQIRPVSASSSSTSISGSKPKVVVTRERGKNGKLIKALAKLGINCLELPLIQHTQGPDFDRLPSVLSTEASFDWIVITSPEAGSVFLEAWKAAGTPKVKVGVVGAGTASIFNEVMQSSGRSLDISFAPSKATGKALASELPKSEDERCTVLYPASAKAKEGLFNRGFEVMRLNTYTTVPVDHVNQMELKKALLCPVVAVASPSSVRAWVNLISESEKWNNSVACIGETTASAAKSLGLKNVYFPTHPGLEGWVGSILEALSAHDNS; encoded by the exons ATGGCACAAGTCTCTCACTTCTGTtttgctctccttcttcctcCTTCAGCTTCCTCTGCTCCTTTTCGTCTGCAACTTCACCGACGAATTTCTTCTCCGTCTTTTCAAATTCGACCTGTTTCTGCCTCTTCGTCTTCTACTTCAATTTCCGGTTCGAAGCCGAAAGTCGTCGTCACAAGAGAACGAGGCAAAAACGGCAAGCTCATTAAAGCTCTG gCCAAGCTTGGTATCAATTGCCTGGAGCTTCCTTTAATTCAGCACACTCAGGGACCTGATTTTGATAGACTCCCTTCTGTATTGAGTA CAGAAGCTTCATTTGACTGGATTGTCATAACTTCCCCTGAAGCAGGCTCAGTATTTCTGGAGGCATGGAA GGCAGCTGGAACCCCAAAGGTTAAGGTAGGGGTTGTAGGAGCAGGTACCGCAAGCATTTTTAATGAAGTAATGCAGTCATCAGGGCGATCTCTTGATATTTCCTTTGCACCATCTAAAG CAACAGGCAAGGCGTTGGCATCAGAACTCCCAAAGAGTGAGGACGAAAGATGTACCGTCTTGTATCCAGCTTCTGCCAAAGCAA AGGAAGGCCTGTTTAATCGTGGATTTGAGGTTATGAGATTAAATACATATACAACC GTACCAGTTGACCATGTTAACCAAATGGAGCTGAAGAAGGCACTTCTTTGCCCGGTCGTTGCAGTTGCTTCTCCATCTTCAGTTCG TGCCTGGGTCAATCTTATTTCAGAATCAGAGAAGTGGAATAATTCAGTGGCCTGTATTGGTGAGACAACTGCTTCAGCTGCAAAAAGCTTGGGATTGAAAAATGTGTACTTTCCAACTCATCCAGGTCTTGAAGG
- the LOC110605855 gene encoding uroporphyrinogen-III synthase, chloroplastic isoform X1 produces MAQVSHFCFALLLPPSASSAPFRLQLHRRISSPSFQIRPVSASSSSTSISGSKPKVVVTRERGKNGKLIKALAKLGINCLELPLIQHTQGPDFDRLPSVLSTEASFDWIVITSPEAGSVFLEAWKAAGTPKVKVGVVGAGTASIFNEVMQSSGRSLDISFAPSKATGKALASELPKSEDERCTVLYPASAKASNEIEEGLFNRGFEVMRLNTYTTVPVDHVNQMELKKALLCPVVAVASPSSVRAWVNLISESEKWNNSVACIGETTASAAKSLGLKNVYFPTHPGLEGWVGSILEALSAHDNS; encoded by the exons ATGGCACAAGTCTCTCACTTCTGTtttgctctccttcttcctcCTTCAGCTTCCTCTGCTCCTTTTCGTCTGCAACTTCACCGACGAATTTCTTCTCCGTCTTTTCAAATTCGACCTGTTTCTGCCTCTTCGTCTTCTACTTCAATTTCCGGTTCGAAGCCGAAAGTCGTCGTCACAAGAGAACGAGGCAAAAACGGCAAGCTCATTAAAGCTCTG gCCAAGCTTGGTATCAATTGCCTGGAGCTTCCTTTAATTCAGCACACTCAGGGACCTGATTTTGATAGACTCCCTTCTGTATTGAGTA CAGAAGCTTCATTTGACTGGATTGTCATAACTTCCCCTGAAGCAGGCTCAGTATTTCTGGAGGCATGGAA GGCAGCTGGAACCCCAAAGGTTAAGGTAGGGGTTGTAGGAGCAGGTACCGCAAGCATTTTTAATGAAGTAATGCAGTCATCAGGGCGATCTCTTGATATTTCCTTTGCACCATCTAAAG CAACAGGCAAGGCGTTGGCATCAGAACTCCCAAAGAGTGAGGACGAAAGATGTACCGTCTTGTATCCAGCTTCTGCCAAAGCAAGTAATGAGATTG AGGAAGGCCTGTTTAATCGTGGATTTGAGGTTATGAGATTAAATACATATACAACC GTACCAGTTGACCATGTTAACCAAATGGAGCTGAAGAAGGCACTTCTTTGCCCGGTCGTTGCAGTTGCTTCTCCATCTTCAGTTCG TGCCTGGGTCAATCTTATTTCAGAATCAGAGAAGTGGAATAATTCAGTGGCCTGTATTGGTGAGACAACTGCTTCAGCTGCAAAAAGCTTGGGATTGAAAAATGTGTACTTTCCAACTCATCCAGGTCTTGAAGG
- the LOC110605855 gene encoding uroporphyrinogen-III synthase, chloroplastic isoform X3, giving the protein MAQVSHFCFALLLPPSASSAPFRLQLHRRISSPSFQIRPVSASSSSTSISGSKPKVVVTRERGKNGKLIKALAKLGINCLELPLIQHTQGPDFDRLPSVLSKASFDWIVITSPEAGSVFLEAWKAAGTPKVKVGVVGAGTASIFNEVMQSSGRSLDISFAPSKATGKALASELPKSEDERCTVLYPASAKASNEIEEGLFNRGFEVMRLNTYTTVPVDHVNQMELKKALLCPVVAVASPSSVRAWVNLISESEKWNNSVACIGETTASAAKSLGLKNVYFPTHPGLEGWVGSILEALSAHDNS; this is encoded by the exons ATGGCACAAGTCTCTCACTTCTGTtttgctctccttcttcctcCTTCAGCTTCCTCTGCTCCTTTTCGTCTGCAACTTCACCGACGAATTTCTTCTCCGTCTTTTCAAATTCGACCTGTTTCTGCCTCTTCGTCTTCTACTTCAATTTCCGGTTCGAAGCCGAAAGTCGTCGTCACAAGAGAACGAGGCAAAAACGGCAAGCTCATTAAAGCTCTG gCCAAGCTTGGTATCAATTGCCTGGAGCTTCCTTTAATTCAGCACACTCAGGGACCTGATTTTGATAGACTCCCTTCTGTATTGAGTA AAGCTTCATTTGACTGGATTGTCATAACTTCCCCTGAAGCAGGCTCAGTATTTCTGGAGGCATGGAA GGCAGCTGGAACCCCAAAGGTTAAGGTAGGGGTTGTAGGAGCAGGTACCGCAAGCATTTTTAATGAAGTAATGCAGTCATCAGGGCGATCTCTTGATATTTCCTTTGCACCATCTAAAG CAACAGGCAAGGCGTTGGCATCAGAACTCCCAAAGAGTGAGGACGAAAGATGTACCGTCTTGTATCCAGCTTCTGCCAAAGCAAGTAATGAGATTG AGGAAGGCCTGTTTAATCGTGGATTTGAGGTTATGAGATTAAATACATATACAACC GTACCAGTTGACCATGTTAACCAAATGGAGCTGAAGAAGGCACTTCTTTGCCCGGTCGTTGCAGTTGCTTCTCCATCTTCAGTTCG TGCCTGGGTCAATCTTATTTCAGAATCAGAGAAGTGGAATAATTCAGTGGCCTGTATTGGTGAGACAACTGCTTCAGCTGCAAAAAGCTTGGGATTGAAAAATGTGTACTTTCCAACTCATCCAGGTCTTGAAGG
- the LOC110606634 gene encoding polyadenylate-binding protein RBP47: protein MQSNGSDSQPQKQEQNQRQQQPPPPPPLPQQQQQQQWMAMQYPAAAMVMQHQMMPPQHYAPPPPQHYMAAYHQYHHHHPHLQQQPQQHHQNQGSSGENKTIWIGDLHHWMDENYLHTCFASTGEIASIKVIRNKQTGLSEGYGFVEFFTHATAEKVLQNYTGILMPNTEQPFRLNWATFSTGDKRSDNAPDLSIFVGDLAADVTDSILHETFANRYPSVKAAKVVFDANTGRSKGYGFVRFGDDSERAQAMTEMNGVHCSSRPMRIGAATPRKSSGYQQQGGYASNGASGQGFQSDGDSTNTTIFVGGLDPNVTDEDLKQPFSQYGEVVSVKIPVGKGCGFVQFGNRSNAEEALQKLNGTVIGKQTVRLSWGRNPANKQFRSDLGNQWSGAYYGGQVYDGYGYALPPPHDPSMYAAAYGAYPVYGSHQQQVS, encoded by the exons ATGCAATCCAACGGCTCCGATTCACAGCCGCAGAAGCAGGAGCAGAACCAACGCCAGCAACAGCCGCCGCCTCCTCCACCGCTACCACAacaacagcagcagcagcagtggATGGCTATGCAGTATCCAGCCGCTGCCATGGTAATGCAGCACCAAATGATGCCGCCTCAGCATTACGCGCCTCCACCGCCGCAGCACTACATGGCTGCGTACCACCAATACCACCATCACCACCCGCACCTACAACAACAGCCGCAgcaacatcatcaaaaccagGGATCTAGCGGTGAGAATAAAACGATTTGGATCGGTGATTTGCATCACTGGATGGACGAAAATTATCTCCATACCTGTTTTGCTTCCACCGGCGAG ATTGCTTCTATTAAAGTTATTCGCAATAAGCAGACTGGTTTGTCTGAGGGCTATGGATTTGTGGAATTTTTTACACATGCAACAGCTGAGAAGGTTCTACAGAACTATACTGGCATTTTGATGCCTAATACAGAACAACCCTTCCGTCTCAACTGGGCAACATTTAGCACGGGTGATAAGCGATCAGATAATGCACCTGATCTTTCTATTTTTGTTGGAGATTTAGCTGCAGATGTTACTGATAGTATATTGCATGAAACTTTCGCTAATAGATACCCATCTGTTAAAGCTGCGAAAGTTGTATTTGATGCCAATACTGGCCGTTCAAAAGGTTATGGTTTTGTGAGATTTGGAGATGACAGTGAAAGAGCGCAGGCCATGACAGAAATGAACGGTGTACATTGTTCAAGCAGGCCTATGCGTATTGGTGCTGCAACTCCCAGGAAGTCCTCTGGATATCAGCAACAAG GCGGATATGCATCAAATGGTGCCTCTGGACAAGGCTTCCAATCTGATGGTGATTCCACTAATACAACA ATATTTGTTGGAGGTCTTGACCCTAATGTTACGGATGAAGATCTCAAGCAACCTTTTTCTCAATATGGTGAGGTAGTTTCTGTTAAAATTCCTGTTGGTAAAGGATGTGGATTTGTACAATTTGGAAACAG GAGTAATGCTGAGGAGGCATTGCAAAAACTGAATGGGACAGTTATTGGCAAGCAAACAGTGCGCCTCTCTTGGGGTCGCAATCCAGCAAATAAGCAG TTCCGATCAGATTTGGGCAACCAATGGAGTGGGGCATACTACGGAGGGCAGGTTTATGATGGTTATGGATATGCTTTGCCGCCACCTCATGATCCAAGTATGTATGCTGCAGCATATGGCGCTTACCCAGTGTATGGAAGTCACCAACAGCAAGTAAGCTGA